The proteins below are encoded in one region of Bacteroidota bacterium:
- a CDS encoding glycosyltransferase, with the protein MKLSVIIVNYNVKFFLEQCLLSVRKACEQLATINENFSSEVYVVDNNSVDSSISMLEEKFPEVILLKNDVNKGFSAANNQALEVAKGEYLLLLNPDTVIEETTFSEIITFMDQHPDAGGLGVKMIDGSGAFLPESKRGLPNPKTAFYKIFGLSALFPKSRKFGKYHLGYLDKNEINEVEVLSGAFMLLRKSVIDKIGFLDESFFMYGEDIDLSYRIIKAGYKNYYFPLTQIIHYKGESTKKSSVNYVFTFYRAMIIFASKHFSSKNAKLFSFLINLAIYFRASISIFRRVLQKAALPIADFITIFGGLYIVKLIWESNLKFGHGRPYPKELVLYIFPIYILIWMLSLLSTKAYRKPFFPKNILRGVLLGTLTISAFYAFFEESFRFSRAIIILGTFTSFIITYINRIVASYIENKNVNLTFTRENRIVIIGSVKEGERVHNLLQKSSLQHRFVGFVYPVFNDKKGLNYLGNIEQINEIVKIHKVDELIFCGKDIPSSRIIKTMSLLENKDVVYKIAPDESYFIIGSHSKNNSGDLYTIDIRLELATRRSKVNKRFFDIGFSFLLLIGSVFFILKQQNKKAFFKNIFNVLIGRKTIVGYTTNARIVDLPALKPSILTTAFLKSNTTLSSEDLNELNLLYARDYSVKKDLIILKRGIKKLGN; encoded by the coding sequence ATGAAGCTATCCGTAATCATCGTTAATTATAATGTAAAGTTTTTTCTGGAGCAATGCCTTCTCTCAGTCAGAAAAGCTTGTGAACAATTGGCAACCATAAACGAAAATTTCTCATCTGAGGTTTATGTTGTCGACAATAACTCTGTAGACTCTTCGATATCCATGCTTGAGGAAAAGTTTCCAGAGGTCATACTCCTTAAAAATGATGTAAATAAAGGTTTTTCTGCAGCAAACAATCAGGCATTGGAAGTTGCAAAAGGCGAATACCTGCTGTTATTGAATCCTGATACAGTAATTGAAGAGACTACTTTTTCTGAAATTATTACCTTCATGGATCAGCACCCAGATGCAGGAGGACTAGGCGTTAAAATGATAGATGGATCTGGAGCCTTTCTTCCGGAATCGAAGAGAGGACTTCCAAACCCGAAGACGGCTTTTTATAAAATATTTGGCTTATCGGCACTTTTCCCTAAATCTCGCAAATTTGGAAAATATCATTTGGGTTATCTTGATAAAAATGAGATAAATGAAGTTGAGGTGCTGTCGGGTGCATTTATGCTACTTAGAAAATCAGTAATTGATAAGATCGGATTTTTAGACGAGTCGTTCTTTATGTATGGAGAGGACATTGATTTATCTTATCGGATAATTAAAGCAGGTTATAAAAATTACTATTTCCCACTTACTCAGATCATACATTATAAGGGAGAAAGCACAAAAAAAAGTAGTGTAAACTACGTTTTTACCTTTTATCGAGCCATGATAATTTTTGCCAGCAAGCACTTCTCCAGTAAAAATGCAAAGCTGTTTTCTTTTTTAATCAATTTGGCCATTTACTTTAGGGCCTCAATTTCAATATTCAGACGCGTTTTGCAAAAGGCAGCTCTGCCAATTGCTGATTTTATAACCATCTTTGGTGGTCTTTACATTGTTAAACTGATCTGGGAATCGAATTTAAAGTTTGGCCATGGAAGGCCATACCCCAAAGAACTGGTTTTATATATTTTCCCCATCTACATATTAATCTGGATGTTAAGCCTCCTTTCAACAAAAGCATATCGAAAGCCTTTTTTTCCAAAGAATATTTTAAGAGGAGTGTTGCTTGGAACCTTAACAATATCAGCTTTTTATGCGTTTTTTGAAGAGTCTTTTCGATTTTCAAGAGCGATAATAATTTTAGGGACATTCACCTCATTTATTATTACCTATATCAACCGTATTGTTGCATCATATATTGAAAACAAAAACGTTAACCTAACCTTTACCAGAGAAAATAGAATTGTAATTATAGGTTCAGTTAAAGAGGGAGAACGCGTACATAACCTTCTCCAGAAAAGCAGCCTGCAACATCGATTTGTTGGTTTTGTATATCCTGTTTTTAATGACAAGAAAGGGCTAAATTACTTGGGCAACATTGAGCAAATTAATGAAATCGTTAAAATTCATAAGGTCGATGAATTGATTTTCTGCGGGAAAGACATTCCGTCTTCTCGAATAATTAAAACGATGTCGTTGTTGGAGAATAAAGATGTTGTCTATAAAATAGCACCTGATGAAAGCTATTTTATTATTGGGAGTCACAGCAAGAATAATTCAGGAGACCTTTATACGATTGATATTCGATTGGAATTGGCCACTCGAAGGAGTAAAGTGAATAAGCGCTTTTTTGATATCGGATTTTCCTTTCTTCTTCTAATTGGCTCTGTATTTTTTATATTGAAGCAGCAAAATAAGAAAGCGTTTTTCAAGAATATATTCAATGTATTAATAGGCAGGAAAACCATTGTTGGATATACTACCAATGCTAGAATTGTTGATCTTCCGGCTTTAAAACCTTCAATTCTAACAACAGCTTTCTTGAAATCAAATACAACTTTGTCAAGCGAAGACTTGAATGAACTGAACTTACTTTATGCCAGAGACTATTCTGTCAAAAAAGACCTGATTATTCTCAAAAGGGGAATAAAAAAACTCGGAAACTAA
- a CDS encoding RNA polymerase sigma factor RpoD/SigA yields the protein MRQLKISKQFTNRENKSLDKYLNEISKVEMITPTEEVELAIRIKKGDQRALEKLVNANLRFVVSVAKQYQNQGLTLGDLINEGNMGLIKAAQRFDETRGFKFISYAVWWIRQSILQALADQSRLVRLPLNKVGSLSKISATSVALEQKFERKVTDFEIADQLELTPQEVASTLSSSSKHLSIDAPINEEEDASLLTILPNDHEPEPDKGLIHESLQTEISRVVSILSEKEREIVKLYFGLEGNPPHSYEDISDKVKLTRERVRQIKEKALKKLRKSTKSKILKAYLG from the coding sequence ATGAGACAATTAAAAATTAGCAAACAATTTACAAACCGCGAAAATAAGTCTTTAGATAAATATCTCAATGAGATTTCGAAAGTCGAGATGATTACACCAACTGAAGAGGTGGAATTAGCTATACGTATCAAAAAAGGAGATCAGAGGGCTTTGGAAAAGCTTGTAAATGCTAATTTACGTTTTGTTGTATCGGTTGCAAAACAATATCAAAACCAAGGTTTAACTTTAGGTGATCTGATTAATGAAGGGAATATGGGCTTAATTAAAGCCGCTCAACGTTTTGACGAAACCCGTGGTTTTAAATTTATATCTTATGCCGTATGGTGGATTCGTCAATCTATACTGCAAGCTTTGGCTGATCAATCCAGGTTGGTTCGCTTGCCACTGAATAAAGTTGGATCATTAAGTAAGATTTCAGCAACATCTGTTGCATTAGAGCAAAAATTTGAAAGAAAGGTAACTGATTTTGAAATTGCCGATCAGTTGGAATTAACTCCACAGGAAGTTGCTTCAACACTTTCGTCATCAAGCAAGCATTTGTCAATAGATGCACCTATTAATGAAGAAGAAGATGCAAGTTTATTAACCATTCTTCCAAATGACCATGAGCCTGAACCAGACAAAGGTTTGATTCATGAATCGTTGCAAACAGAGATTTCAAGAGTTGTTTCCATTTTATCTGAGAAGGAAAGAGAAATTGTTAAACTGTATTTCGGTTTAGAAGGAAACCCACCTCATTCATATGAAGATATTAGTGACAAAGTAAAACTAACCCGTGAGCGCGTTAGACAAATCAAAGAAAAAGCGTTGAAGAAACTTAGGAAATCAACAAAAAGCAAAATCCTGAAAGCTTATTTAGGATAA
- the pheS gene encoding phenylalanine--tRNA ligase subunit alpha, which produces MIEQIKVLVKQVETFEPKEMSEIEAFRIEYLGRKGIIQDLFQKFKNLDADIKREIGKPLNELKQLVTLKIDEFQEKLKDNEQEDTYNNIDISLDGPAIKLGSRHPVSIVKNQIVDIFSRIGFTQSVGPEVVDDWHNFTALNFPADHPAKDMQDTFFIQRDPDFLLRTHTSSVQVQEMQRYKPPIRTISIGRVYRNETISYKSHVQFHQIEGLYIEKKVSFSDLKQVLYYFVKQFFGDSFEVRFRPSFFPFTEPSAEMDIRAKNGDGKWMEILGCGMVDPNVLSNCGIDQEIYTGYAFGMGIERMSMLKYGIKDIRVLYENDIRFLEQFIAER; this is translated from the coding sequence ATGATTGAGCAGATAAAAGTATTAGTAAAACAAGTCGAAACGTTCGAGCCAAAGGAGATGTCTGAAATAGAGGCTTTTCGCATAGAATACTTGGGTAGAAAAGGAATTATTCAAGATTTATTTCAAAAATTCAAAAATTTAGATGCTGATATTAAGCGAGAAATTGGGAAACCGCTCAATGAACTTAAACAATTAGTTACTTTAAAAATTGATGAGTTTCAGGAGAAGTTGAAAGATAATGAGCAAGAAGATACGTATAATAATATAGATATTTCTTTGGATGGTCCAGCTATTAAGTTGGGTTCGCGGCATCCGGTTTCTATTGTTAAAAACCAAATAGTGGATATATTTTCCCGAATTGGGTTTACACAATCTGTTGGTCCTGAGGTTGTGGATGACTGGCACAATTTTACCGCACTCAATTTTCCGGCAGATCATCCCGCAAAAGATATGCAGGACACTTTTTTCATTCAAAGGGATCCCGATTTTTTATTGCGCACACATACATCTTCAGTTCAGGTTCAAGAAATGCAAAGGTATAAACCACCTATTCGAACAATTTCAATTGGTCGGGTTTACAGAAATGAGACGATATCCTATAAATCGCATGTACAGTTTCACCAAATTGAGGGACTTTATATAGAGAAGAAGGTTTCCTTTTCAGATTTGAAACAAGTATTGTATTATTTTGTTAAGCAATTCTTTGGTGATAGCTTTGAAGTTCGATTCAGACCTTCTTTTTTCCCTTTTACAGAGCCCAGTGCTGAAATGGATATTCGGGCAAAAAATGGAGATGGCAAATGGATGGAAATTCTTGGCTGTGGAATGGTTGATCCTAATGTGTTATCAAATTGTGGAATTGATCAAGAAATTTATACTGGATATGCATTTGGAATGGGCATCGAGCGAATGTCGATGTTAAAATATGGCATAAAAGATATTCGTGTGCTCTATGAAAATGATATTCGGTTTTTGGAACAGTTTATAGCAGAAAGATAA
- the recR gene encoding recombination protein RecR produces MEYPSNIIKELVDAFVKLPGIGKRTALRMVLSLLKQEEEDVKKLGELVLRMKTDIQFCQKCHTISDNKLCHICSDNNRESNVICIIEDHRDLIAIENTKQFNGLYHVLGGVVSPIDGIGPEDLKIDSFVDRVRKDKPKEVVFALRATMEGDTTMYYISNLLKELNIKVSAISRGISIGGELEFADEVTLGRSIVNRTNYTL; encoded by the coding sequence ATGGAATATCCCTCAAATATAATCAAGGAACTAGTAGATGCTTTTGTAAAATTACCCGGAATTGGCAAAAGGACTGCATTACGAATGGTATTAAGTCTTTTAAAGCAAGAAGAAGAGGATGTTAAAAAATTGGGAGAACTTGTTCTTCGAATGAAAACAGATATTCAGTTTTGCCAAAAATGTCATACTATTTCAGATAATAAATTGTGCCATATTTGTAGTGATAATAATAGAGAAAGTAATGTAATTTGCATAATTGAAGATCATAGGGACTTAATTGCAATCGAGAATACTAAGCAATTTAATGGTCTTTATCACGTTTTAGGTGGAGTTGTTTCACCAATTGATGGAATTGGGCCTGAAGATTTAAAGATTGACTCTTTTGTAGATCGAGTTAGAAAAGATAAACCAAAAGAAGTTGTTTTTGCTTTAAGAGCGACTATGGAAGGCGACACAACTATGTATTATATTTCCAATTTATTAAAAGAATTAAACATCAAGGTGTCAGCAATTTCCAGGGGTATTTCAATTGGTGGAGAATTGGAATTTGCAGATGAAGTAACACTCGGCAGATCAATTGTTAACAGAACAAACTATACTTTATAG